The Podospora pseudocomata strain CBS 415.72m chromosome 1 map unlocalized CBS415.72m_1, whole genome shotgun sequence genome has a segment encoding these proteins:
- the RFC2 gene encoding Subunit of heteropentameric Replication factor C (RF-C) (EggNog:ENOG503NUEK; COG:L) encodes MASFFDLKARKAALANGAATKETEKKDGENTRVQPWVEKYRPKTLSDVTAQDHTITVLQRTLQASNLPHMLFYGPPGTGKTSTILALAKELYGPELMKSRVLELNASDERGISIIREKVKDFARMQLTNVSSAAYKARYPCPPFKIIILDEADSMTQDAQSALRRTMETYSKITRFCLICNYVTRIIDPLASRCSKFRFKSLDQGNAKKRLEEIAEKEKVGLDEGAVEGLINCAEGDLRKAITYLQSAARLVGAVQQPGGGDDGEDGMDVDKKTVSVKIVQDIAGVIPDETIQRLVKAMRPTTLGGNFTPIAKEVEDMVADGWSAGQVVTQLYQAVVYDETIEDAQKNKILLVFSEIDKRLVDGADEHLSILDLALRISGILGGR; translated from the exons ATGGCCAGCTTTTTTGACCTCAAGGCCCGAAAGGCTGCCCTTGCCAATGGAGCAGCCACCAAAGAAACCGAGAAGAAAGATGGCGAGAACACCAGAGTACAACCATGGGTTGAGAAATA CCGACCCAAAACCCTCAGCGATGTCACCGCCCAagaccacaccatcaccgtcctCCAGCGaaccctccaagcctccaAC ctcccccacaTGCTCTTCTACGGACCCCCAGGAACAGGCAAAACTTCgaccatcctcgccctcgccaaagaGCTCTACGGTCCCGAACTGATGAAATCCCGCGTCCTCGAGCTCAACGCCTCCGACGAGCGCggcatctccatcatccgcGAAAAAGTTAAGGATTTCGCCCGCATGCAGCTCACCAACGTCTCCTCTGCCGCCTACAAAGCCCGCTACCCCTGCCCCCCGTTCAAGATCATCATTCTGGACGAGGCAGACAGCATGACGCAGGATGCGCAGTCGGCCCTGAGACGGACAATGGAGACATACAGCAAGATTACCCGTTTTTGTTTGATTTGCAACTACGTCACGAGGATCATTGACCCGTTGGCGTCGAGGTGTAGCAAGTTTAGGTTCAAGAGTTTGGACCAGGGGAATGCGAAGAAACGATTGGAGGAGATTgcagagaaggaaaaggttgggttggacgagggggcggtggaggggttgataaACTGTGCGGAGGGGGATTTGAGAAAGGCGATTACTTATCTGCAGAGTGCGGCGAGACTGGTTGGGGCGGTGCAGCAgcctggtggaggagacgatggggaggatgggatggatgtggATAAGAAGACGGTTTCGGTCAAGATCGTGCAGGATATTGCGGGGGTGATTCCTGACGAGACGATTCAGAGACTTGTCAAGGCGATGAGGCCGACGACGTTGGGGGGGAATTTTACACCTAttgcgaaggaggtggaggatatggTGGCGGATGGGTGGAGTGCTGGGCAGGTGGTAACTCAGCTTTATCAGGCGGTGGTGTATGACGAGACAATTGAGGACGCGCAAAAGAACAAGATTCTGTTGGTGTTCTCGGAGATTGATAAGAGGTTGGTGGACGGGGCGGATGAGCATCTTTCGATTTTGGATCTGGCGTTGCGAATATCGGGTATTTTGGGTGGGAGATAG